A window from Pelodiscus sinensis isolate JC-2024 chromosome 31, ASM4963464v1, whole genome shotgun sequence encodes these proteins:
- the LOC142821625 gene encoding zinc finger protein RFP-like has product MAAASPVKSLQEEATCPLCLEYFTDPVVTACGHNFCRACLSRCWEGPREGPNPAASCLQCRDSVQQGPLRPNRQLANMVELVKQLSLQAVKGAGRDGVCEEHQEALKLFCEEDQAPICVICRESRAHRAHTVLPIAEAAQEYKGKIQAHLKTLWEEREKLLGWKATGEGRSQEYLKQTQAERKKIVAEFQQLRQFLEEQERLLLAQLEQLDEETGRLQTDTVRKLSVQISHLSEQIGELEGKCQKSASEFLQDVRSTLSRCEMGPFQPPEEISLELGERVRGFSQITTALSEMLRQFTDTLPSALERARGKSLGAFKPVTVTLDPDTAHSRLVLSEDGKHVRWEPIRQPLPDNPERFDSVSCVLGHEGFTSGRHCWEVEVGDERDWAVGVARESVSRKGGISRSPEGGIWAVQWLGGQFRALTSPVTSLPLSSPHRIRVCLDCDRGQVTFIDAGTKAPIFTFPPGSLPGERIRPWLWVGMGSQLSLRP; this is encoded by the exons ATGGCTGCAGCGAGCCCGGTGAAAAGCCTGCAGGAGGAAGCgacctgtcccctctgcctggagtatttcacgGACCCGGTGGTTacagcctgtgggcacaatttctgccGCGCCTGCCTCAGCCGGTGCTGGGAGGGTCCCAGGGAGGGTCCCAACCCAGCCGCCTCCTGCCTGCAGTGCAGGGActcggtgcagcagggccccctCCGGCCCAACAGGCAGCTGGCAAACATGGTAGAACTAGTCAAACAGCTGAGCCTGCAGGCAGTGAAAGGGGCGGGCAGGGACGGGGTGTGTGAGGAGCATCAGGAGGCGCTGAAGCTGTTTTGTGAGGAGGATCAAGCCCCCATCTGCGTGATCTGCAGAGAGTCCCGGGCTCACCGCGCGCACACGGTGCTGCCCATAGCggaggctgcccaggagtacaag GGGAAAATCcaggcccatttgaagactctgtgggaagagagagaaaagctgctgggatggaaagcgacgggggaggggagaagtcaggagtatctg aaacagacacaagctGAGAGGAAGAAGATTGTGGcagagtttcagcagctgcggcagttcctggaggaacaagagcgactcctgctggcccagctggagcagttggATGAGGAAactgggaggctccagactgacactgtcaggaaactcTCTGTGCAGATTTCCCATCTCAGTGAGCAGatcggtgagctggaggggaagtgtcagaagtcagcaagtgaattcctgcag gatgtcagaagcaccttgagcag GTGTGAGATGGGGCCGTTCCAGCCACCAGAGGAGATTTCTCTTGAACTGGGCGAGCGAGTCAGAGGTTTCTCCCAGATAACAACTGCGCTGTCGGAGATGCTGAGGCAGTTCACAG atactctgccttctgcactggagagagcaagaggaaagtccCTGGGAGCTTTCAAACCAG tgactgtgactctggatccagacacagcTCATTCCCGACTCGTCCTTTCTGAGGACGGGAAACATGTGAGATGGGAACCTATACGGCAGCCACTGCCCGACAACCCGGAGAGATTTGACTCTGTGTCCTGTGTGCTGGGCCATGAGGGattcacctcggggagacattgctgggaggtggaggtgggggatgagcgagactgggctgtgggggtggccagagagtctgtgagcaggaagggagggatcAGCCGTAGCCCTGagggggggatctgggctgtgcaGTGGTTGGGGGGTCAGTTCCGGGCTCTCACCTCCCCTGTGACCTCCCTGCCACTGAGCTCCCCCCAcaggatccgggtttgtctggactgtgaccgggggcaggtgacatttattgATGCTGGAACCAaggccccgatcttcactttcccaccgggctccctccctggggagagaatccgaccctggctctgggtggggatgGGATCCCAGCTCAGCCTGCGCCCCTGA